CTTGGCCAGTCAAAGCCTCTAAAAAGCCGTGCAGCACCGTTACCAGCCCCTGACCACCAGAGTCAACCACACCGACTTCCTTTAATACCGGTAAGAGCTCCGGCGTCTTTTGGAGGGCCAAGTCGGCAGCGGTAACGATTTCTTGCAGCACAATTGCTAAATCGTCTTCGCCGTTTTTGACTACGTTCAACCCCGCTTGGGCCGACTCGCGGACTACCGTCAGGATCGTCCCCTCGGTTGGCTTCATGACGGCCTTGTACGCCGTCTTTGCCCCGTTAGCGTAGGCATCCACGAAGGCCTTAGCGTCGAGGCTTTCGGCCCCTTCACAGCCCTTGGCAAAGCCACGGAAGATTTGGGATAAAATTACCCCGGAGTTCCCCCGGGCCCCCATCAACAGCCCCTTAGCCAGGGCGTTAGCTAGGTCACCAACGGCCGTGGCCGTGGCGTCCCGTTCGTACTTGGCCCCGGAGGCCATTGACATTGACATATTCGTCCCAGTATCGCCGTCCGGAACTGGAAAGACATTTAGCGAGTTGATGTAATCCGCTTGGGCCGTCAGCTTGGCGGCCGCGGCTTGCACCATCTTGCCAAATTCATGGTTTGTAATTGTTGTAACTACCAAAGTTATTGTTCCTCCCGCTCGGTCACGCTAGTCGCCCAGGACGCGCACGCCCTGAACCATAATGTTCACAGAGTTGGCCGTTACCCCGAGCATTGCCTCTAAGTTGTACTTCACCTTTTCTTGCACGCTCTTGGAGACGGCGGAAATCTTGGTTCCGTAGCCGACGATAATGTACACATCGACGGCAATCCCGTTATCCTGTTGACGAATGACAACGCCCTGGTGGAAGCTGTCACGTCCTAAGATTTGGTTAACCCCATCCTTTAGCGGGTTGCGACTTGCCATTCCGACAACTCCATAGTTATCAGTGGCGGCGCCGCCAACAACCGTCGCGATGACGTCATTTGCAATGTCGATCATTCCAGCAGGAGTTTTAATCTTTACTGCCATCCAAAACGGCCTCCTTTAGTCGTTGAACTCAGTTCGTAAAATTTGTATCCATCATATCTTACCATACAACGCCCCGGGCAACAAAACTAACCCGTTGGCAAGCAAAAAACGGCTGCCAAAAATTGGCAGCCGCATTTATTAGGTTCTTAGTTAACCCGAGTCACTTTCCCTAACTTCAGGGTACGTGCTGAAACGTAAACCTTCTTCGGCTTACCATTAACTAAAATGGTGGCCTTTTGCAAGTTTGGCTTCCAGCTGCGACGACTTGAGTTAAGGGCGTGTGAACGCTTGTTACCAAACCGCGTCCGCTTGCCAGTAATAAAATCCTTAGCCATGATAACCCTCCTCTCCTCATCAAATTATTTTCTCCGCGCATCTGCGGTAACTCACCTAAATAATTTACCATAGGGGCACGGTGATTGCAACATTTTCTTTCAAGTATTTTTCCTTGACAGCTAACGGGCACCCCAATCCCGGCTCTGAATGACGGCAACCACCCCGTCTTGAAAGGAAAAGTGGTTAACCTCACCAACAAACTCGTTACTGGACCACGAAATGGGCACCTCGGCATCAAAATTAGTGAGCCGGTACTTTTCATCTGGCAGGGTTAGGCCCTTGACGGAGGTTAAATTGACGAAGGCCAAGTACTTCATCTCCGGTAACTTCTCAATTGTATACTCACCCGGCCAGTAGTAAGTGACTTCGTTTTGCCGGTCAATTAAGCGGAGCCGGTCCAAGTAGGGCTGAAATTCCTCTAAGAGCGGGAAATAGAGGTTAGACAAAAGCTGATCCAAGCGCCCCCCGGTGGCCCCGTATATGTTAACCCGATCAGGCTGGTAGTCTAAAAAGGCCCGCTTGACCCCTAATTGGGTGTCGGTGTAGTCCTTTTCGGGGGGGAACGTCGTTAAAGAAATTCCCCGCTCCTCTAGCCGTTGCAAGAGGGGCGCCGGCGTTGAATCAAAATCACCCAGTGCCACTTGTGGTGTGATTCCGTGGTCCAACAAGAAGGTGGCGCCGTAATCAACCCCGATCCAAATCTGGTTGGCCCGCGTCCTTAGTTGGTCTAGCGGCACGAGCTCTAGGATCCCCCCGACCATGATGTTGACTTCTCTCACGACCTTACCTCCCCATCAAAAAAGGGCGTGACGGAAATCAGTGATTTCGCTGTCACGTCCCTAAGCGTTACTTCGTTGCGTCCTTGATCTTGTTGATTTGGGCCACTGGATCTTCGTTGTCAAACACAAAGGAGCCAGCTACGGCCACCGTTGCCCCCGCCTTGTAGCAGTCAACAACGGTTTGGTCGTTCACCCCACCATCGATTTCGATGTCGAAGTCGTAACCCAGTTCCTTCTTCAAAGCATCCAATTCGGCAATCTTAGCCACCGTTTCCGGCAGGAACTTCTGGCCACCAAAGCCTGGGTTAACAGTCATCACCAGCACTTGGTCCACCATGTGTAACACAGGCTTGATCATGTCAACCGGTGTTCCCGGGTTAATAACTACTTCGGCCTTGACCCCACCATTCTTGATGATTTGAAGGGCCCGGTGAATGTGTTGGGTGGCTTCGACTTGCACCCCAATGATGTCGGCACCGGCGTCAATGAAGTCCGGTAAAATGTGTTCTGGGTTTTGAACCATCAGGTGCACGTCTAAGACCATCTTAGAGATTGGCCGAATCGCCTTTACGAAGCCTGGACCGTAAGAAATGCTTGGGACAAAACTCCCGTCCATCACGTCGATGTGAAGGACTTCGGCGCCACCCTTTTCCACCATTTCAATGTCTTTTTGCAGGTTCACGTAATCAGCACTCAAAATTGACGGTGCAACTTTAATCATAATCAATTCCCTCATTTCTGATAGTTTGGTTTCTGGTTGGCAATTAACTCGTGGAACTGGAGGTAATTGTCATACCGACTGTTCATTATTTTACCATGTTTAAGCGCATTCTTGACCGCACAGGACGGTTCTTTTATGTGTAAACAACCCCGAAATTTGCATTCGGGCGCGAGTGCTTGCATCTCCGGGAAGAAGTGGGGTAACTCCTCGACGGTCATTTGGAAGTCTTCGTACGACGAAAAACCTGGTGTATCAGCAATCAAGGCGTCGCCCACCTGCATCAAGCTAACCTTACGGGTGGTGTGACGCCCCCGCTTGAGGGCCTGGGAAATCTCCCCGGTCGCCAGGTTAAGATCGGGCGCCAGGTGGTTTAACAGGGTGGACTTCCCCGCCCCGGTCTGGCCCATCATGGTGACCACCTTACCGGCCAGTATCTTACGTAACTCACCTAAGGCCTCCTCACCAAACGAGGGCCGTTGGTAAAGCACCGGGTAGCCAATCATTTGGTAGCCTTTTACCACCAGCATCAGGGCGTCTGCTTCTTGATCCGAAAGGAGGTCCGTTTTAGAGAAGTAAATCACCGGATCAATCCCCTGGCTCTCCAAGGCCACTAGTTGGCGGTCTAATAGGTTCGTTGACAGGTTGGGTTCCTTAACGGCAGTCACGACCACCGCTAGGTCGACGTTGGCCACCATGGGACGGACCAACTGATTCTTGCGGGGCAAGATCTTTAGGAGGTAGCCCTCCCGTTGGTTTTCCGCCTCAAACTCCACTTGGTCACCAACGACGGGCTTTAACCCCCGCTTCCGAAAGTTTCCCCGTGCCCTGGTCCGGTATAGTTTTCCCCCGGACCAAATGTCATAAAAGCCACTCAGTGACTGCTGAATCGTCCCGTTTTTCACAAACGACCTCCTATCGCTTTTAGCCGGTAATGTTCGTTGCACTCATGATCGTCTTGCCGTTTCGGATCACCTTGTAGGCCCCGGTTTGACCGTTGCGCAGGGTGAACGGCACGTTGATCGTTGTTTCCTGGTTAATCGTGATGTCTTGGTATTCCATCGTTAGGTTGTGGTAAGCATCCTCAATGTAAACTTGGACCCGGTTTTCGGTCTTGCCCCCGTTACCATCAAAGGGGATGTCGATTTGGATGCTAGTGGTTTTCAGTTGGGTCCCCGAACTTGCAATCACCACCGTCAGGGTGTCCCCCTTAGCTAAACGACTCCCCGCCTTGGGAGTTTGGCTAATGACCTTGTTGGCCGCTACCGTGGTTGATTCCTGTTGGGTCACCGTCAGTTGTAGGCCATGCTTGCTAGCGTAGTCTTGAACATCGGTAATGTCCTCGTTTTTAAAGTTAGGAATCTTATAAGTTTGTTTCCCGGCCGATACGGTTAGGGTAATCACGTCTTGGGCCGGGTGAACCACCGTTCCCGAGCTCACCGATTGACGAATGATTTGCCCTGCGCTAACGGAAGAGGAATACTCCTTTTTAATCCGTACGGTAAATCCTTTGGCCCGTAAGCTTTCGGCGGTCCCTTGGTAGTCGTTGCCGACCAGGTCGTCCATTGTCCACTTCTTCATCCCGTTGGATAAGATAACGTTCACTTCACGACCATAACGGGCCTTGCTGGCACCATCAACGGTGACAATCCGATTTTTGGCCACTGACGAGGATGTTTCCCGGGTTATATTTCCCAAGCGCAGGTGCTTTTTAGCTAACGCCTTGGTCGCCTGAGCGGTCGTCATCCCGGTCAGGTCCGGCACGGTTACTTCACGGTTGAAATACCACCCCGAACCCAGTAGACCTGCTAAAACAATCGTCAGTAGGCTCACCCACAACCCCTGGCGCCGTTTCTTTTTCGGGACAGGCGGCTGTTCTGGAGCCGTCTCTTGTTGTTCAGGGGCTTCTTTTGCTTCCGGCTCCTGCTTAGTTTTGGCCGCCGCTTCCTTGATTTGGCGGTAATCCAAGACCTTAGTTTCCTCATCCCCTGGGTCTGCTAAGACCAGTGGTGCCTCGTTGGCTCGCTCCGGAGTCAGGACCGTTTTCAAGTCCTTGGCCATCTCTTCGGCGGAACCATAGCGCTGGGCGGGGTCCTTGGCGGTCGCCCGGTAGACGACGTTTTCCAGTGACTGGGGAATCGCCGGGTTCGCCTGGCGTACCGAAGGAACCCGGTCCTGAAAGTGCTTTAGCGCAATTGAAACCGCGGTTTCCCCTTCAAAGGGCACCTTGCCAACTAATAACTCGTACAGGATAATCCCGAGTGAGTAGATGTCCGAACGCTTGGTGGCAATCGAGCCCCGCGCTTGTTCGGGCGATAAGTAATGGACCGAACCTAACAGGGTATTCGTCTGGGTTAACGAATTCCCCGAGCTGGCCGTCGCAATACCAAAGTCAGTAATTTTAATGTTTTGTTGATCGTCAATTAAGATATTTTGGGGCTTGAGATCACGGTGAATAATTCCCTGGGCGTGGGCCGCTTCAACGGCAGCCAGCACCTGTTCCATAATGTTAACCACTTGGGGGAGCGGAAGGGGGTAGTGCTGCTTAATGTACGCCTTGAGGTCCATCCCCTTGACGTATTGCATTACCATGTATTGCATTCCGTGGTCTTCTCCCACGTCGTAAACCCCAACAATGTGGGGATCATTAAGTTGGGTTGCCGCTAAAGCCTCGCGGTGAAAGCGGCGCTGCGTGTTGGGATCATCCCGCAGATCAAGCCGTAATAATTTAACCGATACATCCCGGTCTAAAACCAGGTCGTGGGCCAAGTAGACATTGGCCATTCCGCCCTCACCAAGGGGACGGATGATCCGGTACCGGTGATTTAGCTCGTATCCGGGTTCCATCTGTTATTTCTCCTGGTCGTTTTGGCTAATTAAAACGGTGACGTTATCGTTGCCGCCGGCCGCGTTGGCCAGCTTGATCAGGTCGGCACACTTATCTTCTAAAGACTCGTGTCCCGCTAAAACGGCCGCAATCTGATCACCTTCGACCATTTTGCTCAGGCCATCCGTACACAACAGTAGTTGATCATTTTCCCCGAGTTCAAAGGAATTGACGTCGATTTCAGCGTCAGTTGAGATTCCAATTGCCCGGGTAATAATGTTATTTTGCGGGGAATGTGCGGCCTCTTGTTCCGTTAAGTCACCGTTTTTGACTAGTTCATTGACGAGGGAGTGATCGACGGTGATTTGGGTCAACAAATCCTGGTGGAAAATATAACCCCGGCTGTCACCAATATTGGCGACCACGGCAACGTTATCAATCAGGATTGCCGCAACCATCGTCGTTCCCATCCCTCGGTAGTTAAGATTTGAATTTGCTTTATTTAAAATTAATTTGTTAACCAAGCGGACCTTATCCCGAAACCACGCCTTAGCGGTGCGGACGGTTTTAGGTGCCTCCTGGGTGAAGTAACGACCGAGCGCCGCTACCGTTTCTTCAGCAGCGACGTTGCCCCCATTATTGCCCCCCACTCCATCAGCAATAACCACTAATTGGAGGTTTGGCGCAGCAAAAAAATTATTAACCCGGTCCTGATTTTCGGACCGTTGTTGACCGATATCTGATTGAAATGCAGTCTCCATGAGTTTCTTTTTCCCCTTCTACTGAACTCGTTGAAGGTTACTAATAAAGAAACCATCAGAGCCGTAGTCACTCGGCAACAGGGTGAGCGTCTGGGCTTGGCGGTTGTCCTCCAACATACGTGCGGTGGTGGTTTTTTGTAACCGGAAGTTGGGGTGGTGCTTTAAAAATTCGGCCACCGTCTCGTCATTTTCCTGACGAAGGATCGTGCACGTACTATAGGTAATTATACCGCCCTTTTTGACTTTTGTGGCCACCGAATCCAAAATTGCCCCCTGAATTTGGTGGAGACGTTGGCTGTCGCCCAGTTGCTTATCGTAGCGAATCTCCGGTTTCCGCCGTAAAAGTCCCATCCCCGAACACGGTGCATCAACCAAGATCTGATCAAAGAACTGATCGGCAAATTCCTGGCCAACCTGGCGAGCGTCGAGTTGGCGGGCGAAGACCCGGTTGTCAACCCCCATCCGTTGCGCGTTCTTTTCGATTAAGCCCACCTTATGCCGGTGGATGTCTAAGGCGTAGACCTCCCCGTCAGTTAAGGCCTCCGCAATTTGAACGGTTTTACCCCCCGGAGCGGCACAGGCGTCCAAGACCCGTTCGTGACCGGTCAGGTGCATGCTTTCCACGGCTAACATGGCGGATTCGTCTTGAATCGTTACCACCCCGTTTTTAAAGGCCGCCGTTTTTAACACCGCCCCCTTAGTAACCACTAAGCCATTTTGGGCGACCTCAGATGGTTTGGTTTCCACCCCCGCTGACCTTAGCAGTGCTTGGGCTTCTTCGACCGTGGCCTTGGCCCGGTTAACCCGTAGGCTGATCCGTGCCGGTTCGTTAATTACCTTAGCAAGCGCCTCCGTTTGGGCCAGCCCATACTGAGCGACCAATTCGTCAACCAGCCAGTCCGGCAGGGAGGCTTGGATGGCCAACCGCTGCTTGGGGTCCTCAATTTTTTCAACGTCGGCCACTCCGTTCCTCAGAATTGCGTGCAAAACCCCGGTCACAAAGCGACGAACCCCAGGGTTCCCCCGCCGCTTAGCAATTTCGATCGCCTCATCGGTAGCGGCAAAGTTGGGTACCCGATCCAGGTACTGGTACTGAAAGAGGGTCATTAACAAAAGGGTTTTGACCCAAGGGCGCACCTTTTTGCCGGCGATAAAGGGGGAAAGCCAGTAGTCTAAGGTCCGTTGGTGCTGTAGAGTTCCGTACACTAAGGCTGTTACTAGGCGGCGATCAGCGCCCGATAATTGCCCGCTTTCTAAGGCCTGGTTCAACTGGAGATTTGAATAGGCCCCCGACGTGCGGACCTTATCTAGCGTCGCCAGGGCGATGGCCCGGGCCCCCGTTAATTGTGCTTGTTTCTTAGTCATTGTTAATCGCTTGTACTCCCGGCTTTAAATTTTGGTGGCCGTTTAAGTAATCCGTAATGTCCATCTTGGGCTTTCCGGCTGGCTTAAGGCTGTTAATCTGGTAAGTCGTCCCCGCTCCGGCCGCTATAATCAGGGCGTGTTTTTCCACCCGCACCACCTGGCCCGGTTGCAGATCAGTCGTTTCCGTTAGCGGGGTCACGTCGTAAACCTTAGTTCGTAGGCCATCAATCACCATGTTACCAACCGGGGCTGGGCGCAACCCCCGAACGAGGTCATCAATTCGGTCGGCCGGGAGCGTGAAATCAATCGTTTCTTGTTCGCGGGTGATGTTTGGTGAAAAGACAACCTGGCTTTCGTCTTGTTTGACCGGGGTGATATCGCCGGCGAGCAACTTAGGCAGGGTATCTAACAAAAGGTCGCGCCCCAGTAGTGATAGCTTTTCAAACATCGTCCCGGTATCGTCTTGCTTGGTAATTGGTAAACTAGCCTGGCTGATGATATCGCCGGCGTCCATCTTCTTAACCATGTACATGATTGTGACCCCGGTCTCGGCGTCCCCGTTCATCACGGCGTATTGAATTGGCGCCCCACCCCGGTACTTAGGTAACAAGGAACCGTGAACGTTAATGGCCGCAACCTTAGCGGCGGCGAGTAGCTTGTCCGGCAAGAATTGACCAAAGGCCGCCGTGATAATCAGGTCCGGTGCTAGTTCAATCACCCGGTCCATTTCGGGGCTGTGATTAATTTTTTCGGGGGTCAAAACCTCAATTCCGTTTTCAAGGGCTAGTTCCTTAACCGGAGTGGCCCGTAATTCGCGCTTGCGTCCCACCCGACGATCAGGTTGGGAAACAACGGCTAGTACTTGGTAGTCTTCGCTATCGATGAGGGCCTTCAAAATTGGGACCGCAAACTGGGGGGTCCCCATAAAAACAATTGATTTCATTGGCGTGGTTTCCTTTCTACATCTACAAGAAGTACTGGGGATCCGGGTCAATCATCACCTGGGTCTCCCGGTCAAACTGTTGCTGGGCCCCTTCCATGATCGCGGTTAAGCGGGCATGGAGGGCCGGATCGTGACGGTACTTGATCACAATTTGGTAATAGTAACGGTTTTTCAAGCGGGCAATTGCCCGGGGGGTGGGGCCTAAAATGATCGTTTGCGAATCCAACTGCCCCACCAACTCCTGGCGAACCGCTTGCATCACCCGGGCGGCCATCTGCTCATCGGGGTGGCTGCCCATCACCCGGACCGTGTAATAATACGGCGGGTAGGCGCCGAGTTTGCGCAGGTTCATCTCCTGGACGAAGAAGCGCTCGTAATCGTGGGCCCGCGCCAGTTGGATCACGTAATTATCCGGGTTGAAGGTTTGAATCACCACTTGGCCGGCCTCATCGGCACGTCCGGCCCGCCCGGCCACCTGCGCTAGGAGGTCAAAGGTGCGCTCAGAGGACCGAAAATCGGGTAAATCCAGCCCCGTGTCGGCGTTTAAGACCCCCACCAGGGTCACCCCCGGGAAATCTAACCCCTTGGCGATCATTTGGGTCCCCAATAGGATGTCGGCCTCGTGGTTACCAAACTTAGTTAGTAATTTCTCGTGCATCCCCTTTCGGCGGGTAGTATCAACGTCCATCCGGATGATCCGAGCGGTCGGCAGGTAGGTTTGCAATTCGGCTACCGCCTTTTCGGTACCGGTCCCGTAGTAGCGGATTCGGTGGCCCTGGCAGTTCGGACAGGTGTTGGGGATCCGCTCCTCGTGACCGCAATAGTGACACTTTAGGCTCCGGCTATCCATGTGCAGGGTCAACGAGATATCGCAGTTGGGACACTTAGGAACGTAACCGCAGTCCCTACACATCACAAAGGAGGAAAAGCCCCGCCGGTTAAGCATTAGGATGCTTTGCTGCCCCTTATTAAGCCGGTCGGTCAACAAGTTCAAGAGCGGCAACGAATAATTAGTCTCCCCCCGCGCTTGAACCTCTCTTTTCATATCGACCACTTGGATCGGCGGCAGGGGGCGTTGGTTAACCCGGTGGAGCAAGGTTAAGCGGTGGTATAACCCGGTCGCCGCCCTGGCCCGGCTTTCTAGGCTCGGGGTTGCCGATCCCAAGACGAGCGGGGCGTGATGGTAAGCAGCTCGCCACTTAGCAACGTCGCGGGCGTGATAACGGGGGGCGTCGTCTTGTTTGTAAGACGACTCGTGCTCCTCATCCATAATGATCAAACCAACGTTGTCTAGGGGGGCAAATACCGCTGAGCGCGCCCCCACCACCACTTTCGCCTCGCCACGCTTGATTCGGCGCCATTCGTCATAGCGTTCCCCGTTGGAAAGGCCCGAATGCAGGACCGCGACTTGTTTACCAAAGCGGCCCCGCACCCGGCTGACGATTTGCGGGGTTAGTGAAATTTCTGGCACCAACATCAGGGCGCTGCGCCCGTTAGCTAAGGCCCGTTCAATTGCCCGCAGGTAAACCTCCGTTTTCCCCGAACCCGTCACCCCCTGCAACAGGAAAGTTTCGGCGGTTCGTTGATCGGTGGCCTGGTTAATCCTTTTCACCGCCTGGGCCTGCTCCTGATTTAGGGTCGGCGGGGCAGTTGGTGACGTAGGCAGCGCCCCACTGGGATCGCGGTAAACTTCTGCTTGCCCCTTTTTGAGCCAACCCCGCTTAGCCCCGGTCGTAAAGGTAGCCGCCGAAAGGCCACTCTCTTCTTGGGCTTGCTTGAGTGGCACGGTTTTCCCCGCTAAGCTTTGCAAGTAATCCAATAGATTCCGCTGGGCGTGGGCGTTTTTTAACACCCCTAGTCGCTCCCCTTCGTAATCATCAAAGGACAGCGTTGGGGTAATGGTGGTGATTTGTTTAGCCCGGGCCCGGTCGTGAACCCGATAGTCAATTACCACCTTACCCGCTCGCCGTAGCCTCATCAACTGACTCAGTGCCAGGGGATCAGTTTGAACTTTGGCAAGGTCTAATTCATCCTGATCGGCAAACAGGGCGAGCCTCGTTTGCTCATCAACTTCATCGACCAAGCGAACCAACCGTGTCGTCTGGGCCTTTAAGAGGCTCGGTAACATGGTATAAAAGGCCGTGATTTTAAAGGCGTAGGTTTGATCGGCCAACCAACCCGCTAGTTTCAGTAGCTCGTCATTTAAGACCGGGCTTAGGTCCATCACCCCAGCGAGGTCCTTTAAGTCACCGTCAAATTCACCTGGTTGGTCAACGGCGACCACAAACCCTTGGACCTCCCGGCTTCCCCGCCCAAAGGGGACCATCACTCGCATCCCCGGTTGCACTTGACGCTCGAGGCGTTCGGGCACCCGGTAGGTGTAGGGGCGGTTGGTCTGCATCGTTGGAACATCAACTATGACTTGAACGAGTTCCGCCATTTGTTTTCCCCCCCAATCGTTGACCAATCAGCGCTACCAGTCGCTTTGCCACCGCCGCTTTACTAAGCTTGGGCCAAGTCTGGGGTGTCTGATCGGCCGCCAAAATGGTGACCTGGTTGGTATCGGCCCCAAAGCCACTGCCCACCTTGGTCACGTCATTAGCTACGATCAAATCGGCGTTTTTCTTCTTTAACTCCGCCATGCCGTTTTCGACCAGAGCGGTTGTTTCGGCGGCAAACCCCACCACCAGGCGGTGCCCCTTCTTTTGCCCCATTGTCTTCAAAATATCCGGGGTCTTCACCAGTTTCAGGATCAGCTCCCCATGGGCATCCTTTTTGATCTTTTGGTCACTAACCGCTTCCATGCGAAAGTCGGCCACCGCCGCCGCCATTACGAGGGCGTCCGCCCCTTCAAAAGCCTGATCAACGGCCGCCAACAACTCCTCGGTGGTTTCAACTTGGCGAACAGTGATTCCGGCGTCGTTTGGCAAGTCGACACTCACGCTGCCAACAATCAATTCCACCTGGGCCCCCTGGTTAGCAGCTGCTTTTGCAATCGCAATTCCCATCTTACCGGAGGAACGGTTGCCGATAAAGCGAACCGGATCCAGTGGCTCGCGGGTTCCCCCCGCCGTCACCACCAAGCGCTTACCCGCTAAGGCGTTTCCGGTGGTTAAAAACTCCGCAACCCAAGCGATAATGGTGCTAACCTCGGGCATCCGTCCCATGCCGGTGTAACCCTCCGCCAACATCCCATCGGCGGGTTCCAAGAAGTGAACCCCATCAGCCAGCAGTTGGGTAACGTTTCGTTGCGTAGCTGGGTTTTGCCACATGTGTGAATTCATGGCCGGCACCACCAGACGCGGGGCCTGGGTCGCTAACAGGGCGCTGGTGACCGCATCATCAGCCAGCCCCGCCGCCATCTTAGCAATTACATCCGCACTAGCCGGCACCACCAAGGCCAAGTCGGACCAGTCGGCTAAGTGAACGTGAGGGATTTGCCCCTCTTCGCTCATTTCCCAGAGGTCATCAACGACCGGGTGGTGCGTCAAAGAAGCCAGGGTGGCGGGACCAACAAACTGCTCCGCCGCTTTTGTTTGGGCTACCCGCACCTCGTGACCAGCGCGCTGAAGCTCCCGCACCACGCTTACTGCCTTATAAGCCGCAATGCTTCCCGTTAGGTATACCGCAATCCTTGCCATCCTGTCTTCCTCCTTAAAATAAAAAGCGACCCGGGATCCCCCTGGCCACTTTTCCCGGTTCACCCGGTCATTAATCTTGTAAGTCTTCGTGTTGGTCGGGGTTGATCGTTACCAATCCCGCTTCGATTTCTTCCAGCGCCATCCCAACGGACTTGTTGGAGTCATAGTGGTCCAACAAGAGCGGCTTGTCGCCTTCTAAGCTGACCGTTTCGCCAGCCTTATCCGGGTGGGCCGCCCGCCACTTATCGATCCGGTACTTGTCGATTTCGTGGGCCCGCTTGCTAGCCAACATGATTAGTGAGTAACGGGAGTCAACCCGCTCTAATAGCTTATCAACGGATGGAAATAAGATCATTTCATCGATTCTCCTAACATTTCTAAGTAGTCCGGCATCACGCGCCGCACCCGTAACCGTTCGCTACGGATGATTTCTTTAACTTTTTCAACGGCGTTTGGAACCTCGTCGTTAACCACCGCATAGTCGTAATTTTGCATCATTTCGATCTCACTAAAGGCCTTCTTGATGCGCTTGTTAATTACTTCCATGCTGTCGGTTCCCCGGTGAATTAGACGTTGCTTTAATTCCATTAGATCAGGTGGGGTTAGGAAAATGAAGACGCCATTTGGGCTCTTGGAACGAACTTGCATCGCCCCGTTAACTTCAATTTCCAAAAAGACGTCTTTACCGGCATCTAAGGTATCATTAATCCATTTTAATGGCGTGCCGTAATAATTGTCAACATACTTGGCGTACTCAAGCATTTCGCCGGCCTGGATTTTTTGTTCAAACTCCTCTTTGGAAACAAAGAAGTAGTCCTTGCCATTGACTTCTCCCGGCCGCGGCTTGCGCGTCGTCATTGAAATTGAATACTGAAAGTCGTTTCCCGGTTGGTCAAAGATGGCTTTACGCACCG
The nucleotide sequence above comes from Limosilactobacillus fermentum. Encoded proteins:
- a CDS encoding Asp23/Gls24 family envelope stress response protein codes for the protein MAVKIKTPAGMIDIANDVIATVVGGAATDNYGVVGMASRNPLKDGVNQILGRDSFHQGVVIRQQDNGIAVDVYIIVGYGTKISAVSKSVQEKVKYNLEAMLGVTANSVNIMVQGVRVLGD
- the rpmB gene encoding 50S ribosomal protein L28; translation: MAKDFITGKRTRFGNKRSHALNSSRRSWKPNLQKATILVNGKPKKVYVSARTLKLGKVTRVN
- a CDS encoding thiamine diphosphokinase, producing MREVNIMVGGILELVPLDQLRTRANQIWIGVDYGATFLLDHGITPQVALGDFDSTPAPLLQRLEERGISLTTFPPEKDYTDTQLGVKRAFLDYQPDRVNIYGATGGRLDQLLSNLYFPLLEEFQPYLDRLRLIDRQNEVTYYWPGEYTIEKLPEMKYLAFVNLTSVKGLTLPDEKYRLTNFDAEVPISWSSNEFVGEVNHFSFQDGVVAVIQSRDWGAR
- the rpe gene encoding ribulose-phosphate 3-epimerase; its protein translation is MIKVAPSILSADYVNLQKDIEMVEKGGAEVLHIDVMDGSFVPSISYGPGFVKAIRPISKMVLDVHLMVQNPEHILPDFIDAGADIIGVQVEATQHIHRALQIIKNGGVKAEVVINPGTPVDMIKPVLHMVDQVLVMTVNPGFGGQKFLPETVAKIAELDALKKELGYDFDIEIDGGVNDQTVVDCYKAGATVAVAGSFVFDNEDPVAQINKIKDATK
- the rsgA gene encoding ribosome small subunit-dependent GTPase A, whose product is MKNGTIQQSLSGFYDIWSGGKLYRTRARGNFRKRGLKPVVGDQVEFEAENQREGYLLKILPRKNQLVRPMVANVDLAVVVTAVKEPNLSTNLLDRQLVALESQGIDPVIYFSKTDLLSDQEADALMLVVKGYQMIGYPVLYQRPSFGEEALGELRKILAGKVVTMMGQTGAGKSTLLNHLAPDLNLATGEISQALKRGRHTTRKVSLMQVGDALIADTPGFSSYEDFQMTVEELPHFFPEMQALAPECKFRGCLHIKEPSCAVKNALKHGKIMNSRYDNYLQFHELIANQKPNYQK
- the pknB gene encoding Stk1 family PASTA domain-containing Ser/Thr kinase — protein: MEPGYELNHRYRIIRPLGEGGMANVYLAHDLVLDRDVSVKLLRLDLRDDPNTQRRFHREALAATQLNDPHIVGVYDVGEDHGMQYMVMQYVKGMDLKAYIKQHYPLPLPQVVNIMEQVLAAVEAAHAQGIIHRDLKPQNILIDDQQNIKITDFGIATASSGNSLTQTNTLLGSVHYLSPEQARGSIATKRSDIYSLGIILYELLVGKVPFEGETAVSIALKHFQDRVPSVRQANPAIPQSLENVVYRATAKDPAQRYGSAEEMAKDLKTVLTPERANEAPLVLADPGDEETKVLDYRQIKEAAAKTKQEPEAKEAPEQQETAPEQPPVPKKKRRQGLWVSLLTIVLAGLLGSGWYFNREVTVPDLTGMTTAQATKALAKKHLRLGNITRETSSSVAKNRIVTVDGASKARYGREVNVILSNGMKKWTMDDLVGNDYQGTAESLRAKGFTVRIKKEYSSSVSAGQIIRQSVSSGTVVHPAQDVITLTVSAGKQTYKIPNFKNEDITDVQDYASKHGLQLTVTQQESTTVAANKVISQTPKAGSRLAKGDTLTVVIASSGTQLKTTSIQIDIPFDGNGGKTENRVQVYIEDAYHNLTMEYQDITINQETTINVPFTLRNGQTGAYKVIRNGKTIMSATNITG
- a CDS encoding Stp1/IreP family PP2C-type Ser/Thr phosphatase, coding for METAFQSDIGQQRSENQDRVNNFFAAPNLQLVVIADGVGGNNGGNVAAEETVAALGRYFTQEAPKTVRTAKAWFRDKVRLVNKLILNKANSNLNYRGMGTTMVAAILIDNVAVVANIGDSRGYIFHQDLLTQITVDHSLVNELVKNGDLTEQEAAHSPQNNIITRAIGISTDAEIDVNSFELGENDQLLLCTDGLSKMVEGDQIAAVLAGHESLEDKCADLIKLANAAGGNDNVTVLISQNDQEK
- the rsmB gene encoding 16S rRNA (cytosine(967)-C(5))-methyltransferase RsmB — translated: MTKKQAQLTGARAIALATLDKVRTSGAYSNLQLNQALESGQLSGADRRLVTALVYGTLQHQRTLDYWLSPFIAGKKVRPWVKTLLLMTLFQYQYLDRVPNFAATDEAIEIAKRRGNPGVRRFVTGVLHAILRNGVADVEKIEDPKQRLAIQASLPDWLVDELVAQYGLAQTEALAKVINEPARISLRVNRAKATVEEAQALLRSAGVETKPSEVAQNGLVVTKGAVLKTAAFKNGVVTIQDESAMLAVESMHLTGHERVLDACAAPGGKTVQIAEALTDGEVYALDIHRHKVGLIEKNAQRMGVDNRVFARQLDARQVGQEFADQFFDQILVDAPCSGMGLLRRKPEIRYDKQLGDSQRLHQIQGAILDSVATKVKKGGIITYSTCTILRQENDETVAEFLKHHPNFRLQKTTTARMLEDNRQAQTLTLLPSDYGSDGFFISNLQRVQ